A genome region from Microbacterium profundi includes the following:
- a CDS encoding PH domain-containing protein translates to MSTPQSPDPSGALPPLPPVPPAPAGRESLADAEWHRLHPLTPLFKGGLVLIIVAGIVLNNFRDRIIYWGIGLFAPEEANVGDYAGGDPVDWVLENNLILIALLVILGVLIVLIALFWMVWRFQEFRISDEHVEVRKGIIFRSQRRAPLDRVQGVNLTRPFPARLIGMAKLEVVGAGTDANVPLEYLSTTKAETVRSDILHLASGARAAREARQQGRSVQNPGSAGAATIRSQLIGSMNGGVNDLIGGVDLGDVVPESVVKIPTGRLIGSQVLAGVLWLVFFLVVFAVFIATMLPIALANEDGDGRFVLLGAGLGVGIPFIIAAVAITWAQISKSLRYSIAPTPDGVRITFGLFTTVTETIPPGRIFAVEVTQSILWRPFGWWTIKINRMSGKSASQQQSSTAQQFNVVLPVGTRADVERVLALVLPDMPVEDRPLVWEHGILGPQAGDPYQVLQKRGWWRRPFSWKRHGFAVTDFAVIMRRGNFWRKLAVFPLARLQGVSAAQGPIDRAQRVAILKAHSVTGPVLGDVVGIESVELTAAVDDISRRAAAAAGRDHSHRWAQDAAHEWSA, encoded by the coding sequence GTGAGCACGCCTCAGTCTCCGGATCCGTCCGGGGCGCTGCCACCGCTGCCTCCCGTGCCTCCCGCCCCGGCGGGCCGTGAATCGCTCGCAGACGCCGAATGGCACCGCCTGCATCCGCTGACCCCGCTGTTCAAGGGCGGACTGGTGCTCATCATCGTCGCCGGCATCGTGTTGAACAACTTCCGCGACCGCATCATCTACTGGGGCATCGGACTGTTCGCGCCGGAAGAAGCGAACGTCGGCGACTACGCCGGCGGCGATCCGGTGGACTGGGTGCTCGAGAACAACCTCATCCTGATTGCGCTTCTCGTCATCCTCGGCGTGCTGATCGTGCTGATCGCACTGTTCTGGATGGTCTGGCGCTTCCAGGAGTTCCGCATCTCCGACGAGCACGTCGAAGTGCGAAAGGGCATCATCTTCCGCTCGCAGCGGCGCGCACCGCTGGATCGGGTGCAGGGCGTCAACCTCACACGGCCCTTCCCAGCTCGCCTGATCGGGATGGCCAAGTTGGAGGTCGTCGGTGCAGGCACCGACGCGAACGTGCCGCTGGAGTACCTCTCGACGACCAAGGCCGAGACGGTGCGATCAGACATCCTCCACCTCGCATCCGGTGCGCGCGCGGCACGTGAGGCCAGACAACAGGGCCGGTCGGTGCAGAACCCGGGTTCGGCAGGTGCCGCGACGATCCGCTCGCAGTTGATCGGCTCGATGAACGGGGGAGTGAACGACCTCATCGGCGGAGTCGACCTGGGCGATGTCGTCCCCGAGAGCGTCGTCAAGATCCCGACCGGGCGCTTGATCGGATCGCAGGTTCTCGCTGGCGTGCTGTGGCTCGTGTTCTTCCTGGTGGTGTTCGCCGTGTTCATCGCCACGATGCTGCCCATCGCTCTGGCGAACGAGGACGGCGACGGCAGGTTCGTCCTGCTGGGGGCGGGCCTCGGGGTCGGCATACCGTTCATCATCGCCGCGGTCGCCATCACCTGGGCGCAGATCTCCAAGTCGCTGCGATATTCGATCGCGCCCACGCCCGACGGCGTGCGCATCACGTTCGGCCTGTTCACGACCGTCACCGAGACGATCCCGCCAGGGCGCATCTTCGCGGTCGAGGTGACGCAGTCGATCCTGTGGCGCCCGTTCGGCTGGTGGACCATCAAGATCAACCGGATGAGCGGCAAGAGCGCATCCCAGCAGCAGTCCAGCACGGCGCAGCAATTCAACGTCGTGCTGCCGGTCGGCACGCGCGCCGACGTCGAGCGCGTGCTCGCGCTTGTCCTGCCTGACATGCCAGTGGAGGATCGTCCTCTCGTCTGGGAGCACGGCATCCTCGGCCCCCAGGCGGGCGATCCGTATCAGGTGCTGCAGAAGCGCGGCTGGTGGCGCCGACCGTTCTCATGGAAGCGCCACGGCTTCGCCGTCACCGACTTCGCCGTCATCATGAGGCGCGGCAACTTCTGGCGCAAGCTCGCGGTGTTCCCGTTGGCTCGGCTGCAGGGTGTATCGGCTGCGCAGGGACCGATCGATCGCGCGCAGCGCGTGGCGATCCTCAAGGCTCACAGCGTCACCGGTCCCGTCCTCGGCGATGTGGTCGGTATCGAGAGTGTCGAGCTGACAGCGGCCGTCGATGACATCTCCCGCCGCGCAGCGGCGGCAGCGGGCCGGGATCACAGTCATCGCTGGGCTCAGGATGCCGCTCACGAGTGGTCTGCATGA
- a CDS encoding PH domain-containing protein: MSAPAVAAGPIATPPVLDEGTYDKLREPRGAGRIDLDGKWHQISPRYVVSQFLQNGILLAVVIAVALIVGLAFRQSWVWIPAGFVILITLITLVILPRQARAIGFMLRADDIVFRKGILWQRIIAVPYGRMQLVDITHGPLDRAFGVSQLKMVTAAATTGVQIPGLTQAAAEALRDTLIDVAETRRTGL, translated from the coding sequence CTGTCTGCGCCCGCGGTGGCCGCCGGTCCCATCGCCACGCCCCCGGTCCTCGACGAGGGAACGTACGACAAGCTCCGCGAGCCGCGCGGCGCAGGGCGCATCGATCTCGACGGCAAGTGGCACCAGATCTCGCCGCGCTACGTCGTGTCGCAGTTCCTGCAGAACGGCATCCTCCTCGCGGTCGTCATCGCCGTGGCGCTCATCGTCGGCCTCGCCTTCCGTCAGAGCTGGGTCTGGATCCCCGCCGGTTTCGTCATCCTCATCACCCTCATCACGCTCGTGATCCTCCCGCGTCAGGCCAGAGCGATCGGTTTCATGCTGCGCGCCGATGACATCGTGTTCCGCAAGGGCATCCTCTGGCAGCGGATCATCGCCGTGCCCTACGGGCGCATGCAGCTCGTCGACATCACACACGGGCCGTTGGATCGAGCCTTCGGCGTCTCCCAGCTGAAGATGGTCACGGCCGCCGCGACGACGGGGGTACAGATCCCGGGTCTCACCCAGGCGGCGGCGGAAGCACTGCGCGACACGCTCATCGACGTCGCAGAAACCCGGCGGACCGGGCTGTGA
- a CDS encoding DUF3180 family protein — protein MKRTSAPILILLAVVGGGVGYLIDHLLTVSGRATFAPSGFLPVLLLLLAAAVLAIAWPVRRSVRGTSQGRIDPFRALRAATLARASSLLGAIMSGFGAGLLIFLLSRPVDPQVGSIVAMAALVASSLVLVVAALVAEQFCTLPKDPDDRQPDDPSTGADAGR, from the coding sequence ATGAAGCGCACCTCGGCGCCGATCCTCATCCTCCTGGCAGTGGTCGGCGGTGGCGTCGGCTACCTCATCGACCATCTGCTGACAGTGTCGGGGAGGGCGACATTCGCACCCTCGGGATTCCTGCCCGTTCTGCTGCTGCTGCTCGCCGCAGCGGTTCTCGCCATCGCCTGGCCGGTTCGCCGCAGCGTGCGCGGCACGTCTCAGGGGCGCATCGATCCGTTCCGCGCACTGCGCGCCGCGACCCTCGCGCGGGCGTCGAGCCTGCTCGGCGCGATCATGTCGGGCTTCGGCGCCGGACTGCTGATCTTCCTGCTGTCGCGTCCGGTTGATCCCCAGGTAGGGTCGATTGTGGCGATGGCCGCACTCGTGGCGAGTTCGCTCGTTCTCGTGGTGGCTGCGCTCGTGGCCGAACAGTTCTGCACACTGCCGAAGGATCCTGATGACCGACAGCCAGACGACCCCTCCACCGGAGCCGACGCCGGGCGCTGA
- the folK gene encoding 2-amino-4-hydroxy-6-hydroxymethyldihydropteridine diphosphokinase: MIRKPPPARPDPRPGRDAANAVVALGANLGDRRETIRRAVERISRLPLVDEVRLSELHETVAVRLDGPDPDAPVYVNAVAIVSTRLAPEVLMGMLHAIEEEHGRERRERWGDRTLDLDLITYGDIVSDDPRLLLPHPRAAERLFVLDPWLSVDPDGEIPGRGRIADLAAGLRADAAGEVAVDDTDEVAVDDTTDDSTDDSGRG; this comes from the coding sequence GTGATCCGCAAGCCGCCGCCTGCCCGTCCGGACCCGCGCCCCGGCCGTGACGCGGCGAACGCCGTCGTCGCGCTCGGTGCGAACCTGGGCGACCGTCGTGAGACCATCCGCCGCGCGGTGGAGCGGATCTCGAGGCTCCCGCTCGTGGATGAAGTGCGGCTGTCCGAACTCCACGAGACCGTCGCGGTGCGGCTGGACGGCCCCGATCCCGACGCACCCGTCTACGTCAACGCTGTCGCGATCGTCTCCACCCGCCTCGCGCCCGAGGTGCTGATGGGCATGCTGCATGCGATCGAAGAGGAGCACGGGCGCGAACGCCGCGAGCGCTGGGGCGATCGAACGCTCGATCTCGATCTGATCACCTACGGCGACATCGTCTCGGATGACCCGCGATTGCTGTTGCCCCACCCGCGCGCTGCGGAACGACTGTTCGTGCTCGATCCGTGGCTCAGCGTCGACCCGGACGGCGAGATCCCCGGGCGGGGCCGTATCGCCGACCTCGCGGCTGGCCTGCGGGCGGATGCTGCGGGCGAAGTCGCCGTCGATGACACGGACGAAGTCGCCGTCGATGACACGACCGACGATTCGACCGACGATTCGGGGCGCGGATGA
- the folB gene encoding dihydroneopterin aldolase, with protein MQNFDEIRLTGLTVFGRHGVFAHERENGQEFTIDLRLRLELADAAASDDVVDTVHYGELAEQVAAVVAGEPVNLIETLAQRIADVVLADPRVQQVIVTVHKPHAPIELTFSDVSVTITRSRQGASQ; from the coding sequence ATGCAGAACTTCGACGAGATCCGGCTCACCGGACTCACCGTCTTCGGACGCCACGGCGTCTTCGCGCACGAGCGTGAGAACGGTCAGGAGTTCACGATCGATCTGCGCCTGCGTCTCGAATTGGCGGATGCCGCGGCATCCGATGACGTGGTCGACACGGTCCACTACGGAGAGCTGGCAGAGCAGGTCGCCGCGGTGGTGGCAGGTGAGCCGGTCAATCTCATCGAGACACTCGCTCAGCGCATCGCCGACGTCGTTCTCGCAGATCCGAGGGTGCAGCAGGTCATCGTCACGGTGCACAAGCCGCACGCGCCCATCGAGCTGACCTTCTCGGATGTGTCGGTCACCATCACCCGCTCGCGCCAGGGAGCGTCGCAGTGA
- the folP gene encoding dihydropteroate synthase gives MTGIWGIVNVTPDSFSDGGRYIDPERAIAHGLAMRDAGASVLDVGGESTRPGAERVDAAVEQQRVLPVIEEFAARGIPVSIDTLNASTAAAAVRAGARIVNDVSGGLADPEMFSAVAESSADLAIGHWRGPSDDMYAKAEYHRASREVAGELRERVGEAAAAGIAPARLIVDPGIGFAKAGAQNWDVLRGLDDITALGHRVLIGTSRKRFLTESLRQAQGPDREADVEVDEARKDLATAVTSALAVRHGVWAVRVHDVAATRDALAIAEAWEG, from the coding sequence ATGACCGGCATCTGGGGCATCGTCAACGTCACACCCGATTCGTTCAGCGACGGCGGCCGCTACATCGACCCGGAACGCGCGATCGCCCACGGGCTCGCGATGCGCGATGCCGGTGCGAGCGTGCTCGACGTCGGCGGCGAGTCGACCAGGCCGGGTGCCGAACGCGTCGACGCGGCGGTGGAGCAGCAGCGCGTGCTCCCGGTGATCGAGGAGTTCGCCGCTCGCGGCATCCCGGTGAGCATCGACACGCTCAACGCGTCGACGGCGGCTGCTGCCGTGCGAGCGGGCGCGCGGATCGTGAACGACGTGTCGGGCGGACTCGCCGACCCCGAGATGTTCAGCGCCGTCGCCGAGTCCAGCGCGGATCTCGCGATCGGGCACTGGCGGGGCCCGTCCGATGACATGTATGCGAAGGCCGAGTATCACCGGGCATCTCGTGAGGTCGCCGGCGAACTGCGCGAGCGCGTCGGCGAAGCAGCGGCGGCGGGCATCGCGCCCGCACGTCTGATCGTCGATCCCGGCATCGGGTTCGCCAAGGCGGGCGCCCAGAACTGGGACGTGCTGCGCGGACTCGACGACATCACCGCTCTCGGCCATCGTGTGCTGATCGGTACGTCGCGCAAGCGATTTCTGACCGAATCCCTTCGACAGGCTCAGGGACCGGATCGCGAAGCGGACGTCGAGGTCGACGAAGCGCGCAAGGACCTCGCCACGGCCGTGACCAGCGCGCTCGCCGTTCGCCACGGCGTGTGGGCGGTGCGTGTGCACGACGTCGCGGCGACTCGCGATGCCCTCGCGATCGCAGAGGCCTGGGAAGGTTGA
- the folE gene encoding GTP cyclohydrolase I — protein sequence MAVDPARVERLTRELLEAIGEDPERPGLRQTPARMAELYAEFFAGVGEDAAAPLARTISVARGPAPETLPSGAVLLRDIRFRSVCEHHLLPFAGHAHIAYLPGEQVVGLGALVRVVEILAARPQVQERLGEQIADTIAENLDTRGVLVVLDASHGCVTMRGGRQSEASTLTIAARGEYSEPVARQEIIALIGGTSTAGFEGGR from the coding sequence GTGGCCGTCGACCCGGCGCGTGTCGAACGGCTGACCCGAGAGCTCCTCGAGGCGATCGGCGAGGACCCGGAGCGCCCAGGGCTCAGACAGACGCCGGCGCGCATGGCAGAGCTGTATGCAGAGTTCTTCGCCGGCGTCGGTGAGGATGCTGCGGCGCCTCTCGCCCGCACGATCAGCGTCGCCCGAGGCCCGGCCCCCGAGACCCTGCCGTCCGGCGCGGTACTGCTGCGCGACATCCGCTTCCGCTCGGTCTGCGAGCATCATCTGCTGCCGTTCGCGGGGCACGCGCACATCGCGTACCTGCCGGGCGAGCAGGTCGTCGGACTGGGTGCGCTGGTGCGAGTGGTCGAGATCCTCGCCGCCCGCCCGCAGGTGCAGGAGCGCCTCGGGGAGCAGATCGCAGACACGATCGCGGAAAACCTCGACACGCGCGGCGTTCTCGTCGTGCTCGACGCGTCGCACGGCTGCGTCACGATGCGCGGTGGGCGTCAGAGCGAAGCTTCCACGCTCACGATCGCGGCACGCGGAGAGTACAGCGAGCCCGTCGCGCGACAGGAGATCATCGCGCTGATCGGCGGCACGTCGACCGCGGGGTTCGAGGGCGGACGATGA
- the ftsH gene encoding ATP-dependent zinc metalloprotease FtsH — translation MDVKKITRNPLVYVALIGVLLFGGFLLISNLGAPKTITTQQGLDLLAGETVTEVTNTDGDQRVDMTLSKAFEDSKTVQFYYVDARADEVVEAVTSADPKDGFNDVVPRATWFDGFLSLLLPLVLLGLLFWWLLSSMQGGGGKVMQFGKSKAKLANKETPTVTFADVAGADEAIEELEEIKDFLQNPAKFQAIGARIPKGVLLYGPPGTGKTLLARAVAGEAGAPFYSISGSDFVEMFVGVGASRVRDLFNQAKENAPAIIFIDEIDAVGRHRGAGMGGGNDEREQTLNQMLVEMDGFDPNANVIVIAATNRADILDPALLRPGRFDRQIGIDAPDLKGRLHILQVHAKGKPLAKSVDLDVVARKTPGFTGADLANVLNEAALLTARSNAQLVDNRALDEAIDRVIAGPQRRTRVMKDREKLITAYHEGGHALAAAAMNYTDPVTKITILPRGKALGYTMVMPLDDKYSVTRNELQDQLTYAMGGRVAEELVFHDPTTGASNDIEKATSIARKMVIEYGMTTDLGPVKLGSEGGEPFAGRDMGRGREYSETIAERVDGQVRALIEQAHDEAYQVISDNRDILDRLALALLEEETLDHNRIAEIFTEIRKLPERPLWLSSSERPVSDRPPIDVPTRVIPVDAAASVDGSADATASRSQVGNAPASGQARPATA, via the coding sequence ATGGACGTGAAGAAGATCACCCGGAATCCACTGGTTTATGTGGCGCTGATCGGTGTTTTGCTGTTCGGCGGGTTCCTGCTGATCTCGAACCTCGGCGCCCCCAAGACGATCACCACCCAGCAGGGCCTCGACCTGCTGGCCGGCGAGACGGTCACGGAGGTGACCAACACCGACGGTGATCAGCGTGTCGACATGACCCTGTCGAAGGCGTTCGAAGACTCCAAGACCGTGCAGTTCTACTATGTGGACGCACGTGCAGACGAGGTCGTCGAGGCCGTCACCTCGGCCGACCCGAAGGACGGCTTCAACGACGTCGTCCCCCGCGCCACGTGGTTCGACGGCTTCCTCTCCCTTCTTCTTCCGCTCGTGCTGCTCGGCCTGCTGTTCTGGTGGCTGCTCTCTTCGATGCAGGGTGGCGGCGGCAAGGTCATGCAGTTCGGGAAGTCGAAGGCCAAACTCGCCAACAAGGAGACGCCGACGGTCACGTTCGCCGATGTCGCCGGTGCGGATGAAGCCATCGAGGAGCTCGAGGAGATCAAGGACTTCCTCCAGAACCCCGCGAAGTTCCAGGCGATCGGCGCCCGTATCCCGAAGGGCGTGCTTCTGTACGGCCCTCCAGGAACCGGCAAGACCCTCCTCGCCCGCGCGGTCGCCGGTGAGGCAGGCGCCCCGTTCTACTCCATCTCCGGCTCGGACTTCGTCGAGATGTTCGTCGGCGTCGGCGCCTCCCGCGTGCGCGACCTGTTCAATCAGGCCAAGGAGAACGCCCCCGCCATCATCTTCATCGACGAGATCGACGCGGTCGGACGTCACCGTGGCGCCGGTATGGGCGGCGGAAACGATGAGCGCGAGCAGACGTTGAACCAGATGCTCGTCGAGATGGACGGCTTCGACCCGAACGCGAACGTCATCGTCATCGCGGCGACCAACCGCGCCGACATCCTCGATCCCGCGCTGCTGCGACCAGGCCGATTCGATCGGCAGATAGGTATCGACGCCCCCGACCTCAAGGGCCGCCTGCACATCCTGCAGGTGCATGCCAAGGGCAAGCCGCTCGCGAAGAGCGTCGACCTCGACGTCGTCGCCCGCAAGACTCCCGGCTTCACCGGCGCCGACCTGGCGAACGTCCTCAACGAGGCGGCTCTGCTCACAGCGCGCTCGAACGCGCAGCTCGTCGACAACCGCGCCCTCGATGAGGCCATCGACCGTGTCATCGCGGGCCCGCAGCGCCGCACGCGCGTGATGAAGGACCGCGAGAAGCTCATCACCGCGTACCACGAGGGCGGACACGCGCTCGCGGCGGCGGCGATGAACTACACCGATCCCGTGACCAAGATCACGATCCTGCCCCGAGGCAAGGCTCTGGGCTACACGATGGTGATGCCGCTCGACGACAAGTACTCGGTCACGCGCAACGAACTGCAGGATCAGCTCACCTACGCCATGGGCGGTCGCGTCGCCGAGGAGCTCGTCTTCCACGACCCGACCACCGGCGCCTCGAATGACATCGAGAAGGCGACGAGCATCGCCCGCAAGATGGTCATCGAGTACGGCATGACCACCGATCTCGGACCGGTCAAGCTCGGGTCCGAGGGCGGCGAGCCCTTCGCAGGTCGCGATATGGGCCGCGGCCGCGAGTATTCGGAGACGATCGCCGAGCGCGTCGACGGCCAGGTGCGCGCCCTCATCGAGCAGGCGCACGATGAGGCGTACCAGGTGATCAGCGACAACCGTGACATCCTCGACCGTCTCGCCCTCGCGCTTCTCGAAGAGGAGACCCTCGACCACAACCGGATCGCGGAGATCTTCACTGAGATCCGCAAGCTCCCGGAGCGGCCCCTGTGGCTCTCCAGCAGCGAGCGCCCGGTGTCGGATCGTCCGCCGATCGATGTGCCCACTCGTGTGATCCCGGTGGATGCCGCAGCCTCGGTGGACGGCTCGGCGGATGCCACGGCATCGCGCAGCCAGGTCGGCAACGCGCCCGCATCCGGGCAGGCCCGGCCGGCGACGGCCTGA
- the hpt gene encoding hypoxanthine phosphoribosyltransferase codes for MRAAEIQDDLSEILVTEEEIKAKLAELAAQVAKDYEGKDLLLVGVLKGAIMVMADFARALPFHAPMDWMAVSSYGSSTKSSGVVQIRKDLDTDLHGKHVLIVEDIIDSGLTLSWLLENFESRGPESIEVLALLRKPDAAKVEIDCKYVGFDIPTEFVVGYGLDFDERYRNLRDVAVLAPHVYS; via the coding sequence ATGCGCGCGGCTGAGATCCAGGACGACCTTTCCGAAATCCTCGTCACGGAGGAGGAGATCAAAGCGAAGCTCGCTGAGCTCGCCGCGCAGGTCGCGAAGGACTACGAGGGCAAGGATCTGCTGCTCGTCGGCGTGCTGAAAGGCGCGATCATGGTGATGGCCGATTTCGCGCGAGCGCTGCCGTTCCACGCACCGATGGACTGGATGGCGGTCTCGAGTTACGGTTCCAGCACGAAGTCCAGCGGTGTGGTGCAGATCCGCAAGGACCTCGACACCGACCTGCACGGCAAGCACGTGCTGATCGTAGAGGACATCATCGACTCCGGCCTCACGCTGAGCTGGTTGCTGGAGAACTTCGAGTCCCGCGGCCCCGAGTCGATCGAGGTGCTGGCGCTCCTGCGCAAGCCGGACGCCGCCAAGGTCGAGATCGACTGCAAGTACGTCGGCTTCGACATCCCGACCGAATTCGTCGTCGGCTACGGCCTCGACTTCGACGAGCGTTACCGCAACCTGCGCGATGTGGCTGTGCTCGCGCCGCACGTCTACAGCTGA
- a CDS encoding DUF937 domain-containing protein: MALDDILKQVPIDDIAAKLNVSPDVAKAAVEQGGAVLLGGLAKNAASEEGSAAIQNALRKHEGRAGVSTVDEVDQADGDKIVTHVLGDQKQEVTSKLNSSDKTAGIDFGKLLPILAPIIMGLIANKNKEKSTTADGAESGGGIGDLIGGLIGGGEKDGSGGGIGDLLGGILGGGSSSGGGGIGDLLGGLFGGKK; the protein is encoded by the coding sequence ATGGCTCTTGACGACATCCTCAAGCAGGTGCCGATCGATGACATCGCGGCGAAGCTCAACGTCTCGCCCGACGTCGCGAAGGCCGCGGTCGAGCAGGGCGGCGCAGTGCTGCTCGGTGGGCTGGCGAAGAACGCCGCCAGCGAGGAAGGCTCCGCGGCGATCCAGAACGCACTGCGCAAGCACGAGGGCAGGGCCGGCGTCTCCACCGTGGACGAGGTCGATCAGGCCGACGGCGACAAGATCGTCACGCACGTTCTGGGCGACCAGAAGCAGGAAGTGACGTCGAAGCTGAACTCGTCGGACAAGACCGCCGGCATCGACTTCGGCAAGCTCCTCCCGATCCTCGCGCCGATCATCATGGGTCTGATCGCGAACAAGAACAAGGAGAAGTCGACGACCGCGGACGGCGCGGAATCCGGAGGCGGCATCGGCGACCTCATCGGAGGACTGATCGGCGGCGGCGAAAAGGACGGCTCCGGCGGTGGGATCGGCGATCTGCTCGGCGGGATCCTCGGTGGCGGTTCGTCCTCCGGCGGTGGTGGGATCGGAGATCTGCTGGGCGGGCTGTTCGGCGGGAAGAAGTAG